Within the Sulfurospirillum barnesii SES-3 genome, the region CAGATATTGCCTCACGTGGGCTTGATATTGAAGCGGTGAGCTGTGTGATTAATTTTGATTTGCCGCGTGCAACGGAAGATTACATCCACCGCATCGGACGAACGGGACGTGCAGGTAAAGAGGGTTTGGCGATTTCGTTTATTGACCATGAAGACAAAGCGCACTTTGCGTTAATTGAAAAGCGTTGTGGGATGTGCGTTGTAAAAGAGCAAATAAAAGGGTTTGAACTCGTAGGCGAAGCACCCAAAAAAGAGAAGGGTGGTGCGCCGATTAAAGGGAAGCGCAAAAGTAAAAAAGATAAATTAAGAGAACAAAAAGAGGGTGCAAGCGCCTAAGCGCTTGCGTTAAAACGTTTACATTAGATTTCTTACAAACTTATTTTGCAAGAAAGAAAAGCACCAAAGGTGCGTGGGCATTCCGCCGAGGAAAACCCAGTGTTAACGTAGCCGTTAGAGCTTTGCTTTCACGGCGTGTTTAGAGTTCTGAAAGAACTCTATTATAAAAAGATAACTGACATAATCGCCACAATGCTAATGGTAACTAAGCCTTGAACCAGCGTTGCCATGGTGTAGGCTTTGTAGGACGTTGGAACATCCATCTGACTGAAACGTGATACGACCCAGAAAAAGCTGTCATTTGCGTGACTGACGGTAAGTGCTCCCGCACCAATCGCCATGACAGTTAAGACTTTGCCCATCTCGCTATCAAGCCCCAGACTTGCTAAAAGTGGATACATAATGGTTGAGGTCACCACCAGCGCTGTGGTAGATGAGCCTTGCGCGGTTTTAAGCGCTGCTGCAATGATAAAAGGCACAAATATACCCAGACTCAAGGTTTGAAGGCTCGCTCCTAAATAATCACCAATGCCACTGGCTTTTAGCACCGCACCCAAAGCACCACCCGCACCTGTAATAATGAGAATTTCACCTGAGCTTTTAATGCCCTCACCCACCCAGCCTGAAAGTGTCTCTTCATTCCATTTTGGTAACAATAAACTAGCAAACAAAACACCGACAAAAAGCGCATTGGCAGGGTTTCCTAAGAAAACAAACACTTTGTACCACAGCATATCGCTGGAGGCTTTAAAGGAGAGTTTGACAATGCTTTCCATCGCCATTAAAAGCACAGGAATAAAAATAGGCGCAAAGGATTTGAAGGCACTGGGAAGTTCTCCGTATTTTGCCATAACATCAACATCTTTTTCCAAATCCACATCAAGGTCTTCGCCACTGCTATAGCGTTTGCCTTGTTTCATCGCCCAAAAATAACCCGCTAGCATGGTAAACATCGAGATAAAAAGCCCAACAACAATGACAAAGCCTAAATTTCCCACCATGAGGTTCCCTGCCGCAGCAATAGGGCCTGGGGTGGGTGGAACGAGGGTGTGTGTGGCAAAAAGCCCTGTGGCAAGTGCCACACTCATCGCAACACCTGAGACTTTAAGCTGTTTAACTAAGGAGCGTTTGAGTGCGTTTAAAATGACAAATCCACTATCGCAAAAAACAGGGATGGAGACAATATACCCAATGATGGACATCGCAAGCACAGGGCGCCTTTTACCCACCACTTTTAAGACAACATTTGCCATTTGAACGGCGGCACCGCTTTTTTCAAGCACCACCCCAATGATGGTTCCAAGCACAATGACAATACCAATGTACGCCAAAATACCACCAAAACCCGTTGTGATGGTTTTTGCAATCTCTGCGTATTTCATCCCCACACTAAAAGCAATGCCATAGGCTGCAATCAGCAAAGCAAGGAAAGGGTGTAACTTCCATTTACTTGTTGAAAGCACGATAAAGCCAATTGCTACCAGCAAAATCACGATAAGCATTCTCACTCCTTTTTTAAGTTTTTAATTTAAAAACTCTCTTTAAACTAATGGAGAAATTATAGTGTAAAATCTGTGATTTTTAGCGTGATATAGCGTTACATGTAACGTACTATTTTTGCTTTTTTGTGCGCTAAGGTATCGTACATTTCAAGCATATTTGTGTAGTGCTCATGTAAGCTAATATCGATAAAATAAGCTTTTTTATCTAAAATAGCCTTTACATGTAAAACCTCTTTTTCTCCAAAAAGCGCATAAAATGCAGGAGCATACTCAGACCACTTAAGTTTTTGCAGGCGAAATTGGAGCATTTCACACAAAAGTGTTTTGAGTGGATGTGAGCTTAACTCCAAATACGCAAGCGCTTCTTCCTCATTTCCCAAAAGAAGGTGGAGTTGGGCTTTGAAGTCACACATATGAAAGTTTTGCTCAAAAATGACCCCCAAATATTTTTCCATATTCAAAGAATCCTCCAAAGGCTCAACCATCTCTAACAGCTCTTCTGGCTCGTAGTTCTCAAAAGAGAGAACGGCATTGCGAATAAATTTTCCCACATTGCGGTTTTGATAGACCATATCTTCAATGGGATAAACCTCCGAGAGGCTAGGGACAAGCATTTGACAGGAGTAAAAATCCAAATAGGTGTATTCTCTAAGATACATCTCTTTGCCCATCGCTTTAACAATGGCGCATAAAAAGGCGTATTCTGCCTCACTGCCTTCCCCCTCATACGCCCATGGGCTATAAGAGAAACTTTTGGTTTTACCTAAAAAAGAAAAGCCCATTTTCCCGTTAGAGTCGATGAAATGTGCTTCAAGATTGAAGCTATCGCTCACCAGATTCATATCAAAGGTGGGAATTTCAAACGTATCTAAATTTTCTAATCCTCGCCCTTGCATCAGCTCACTCATCGTTCTCTCTAAACTCACCTCTAAAATAGGATGCGCTCCAAAAGAGACAAAAAGGGTGTTGTTCTTTGGGTTAATCAGTGAAATGGCAGTGACAGGAAATTTCCCACCCAAAGAGGCATCAAGAACGTCTACGATAAATCCAGCACGTCTTAGTGCTTCTCTATCCGCATGAAGTTTTGGAAATTGCTCAATGATTTCCTCAGGGAAGAGGGGCAGTGCGTAGCCGTTTTTAATAATCTCAAACTTCACATAGCGCTCAAAAATCTCACTGAGTGCTTGCACTTTGGCTTCAGCAGGGGTATTGCCACTGGCAAGCCCGTTACTCACATAAAGATTGCTTAAAATGTTAATGGGAATGTAGACCTTCTCATTGCTAAACTCGCTTATAAAAGGAAGTGCAACCACTTTGTCTTCATAGTCGCTGTTAAAATCAACAAAGTCCTCATCGCTCATCTCATCATGGGGATTGTAGAGTGCTCGCAAGGAAGCATTCAAATAATCTTCTCCAAACTCAAACACCTTTTCATCAGGAAAATAAGCACGTTTGGGCAGATGAAAGTCAATGAAAAAATTGTTCGTTTGAAGCCTCTCAATGTATTCACCCAAAGCGCTGGCTTTAGATGCAAGTGAGAGTGCGCCTTTGCCATTAGAATAGATATGATTGGGAACATGGGTGGATGCAAGATTGATAGAGTAACAGTGGTTGAGGGGATGCTTCTCTTCTTTAAAATGAAGCCCAAAGTTGAGCTCTTCTAAAATGGATTGCATCGAGGCAATAGAATTTTCTAACGATTCGTTTTTGGAGAGAATGTGCATAAAAAGAGTGTTCCTTAAAAGTTTTGGGTTTACATGTAAAAAAGCCTTGCGACTCTTTTACATGTAAAGATTATTTTAATGTTGAAAAAAGCGTGCTAAGATTACCCGCAACGCCCTCTAGTGAGTGTTTTAAATCGGAGGGTATAAAGACCACTTTGCTGTTTGCGGAGTTGGCTAAGGCATGCACACTATCAAGGTAGCGTTGGGCTAAAAGGTAACTGGGCGCATCGCCATTTTTGATTTGTGAGGTAATGGCTTCCATCGCTTCTTTATCTCCATTGGCAAGGGCGACTTTTGCCTGCGCTTCTTTGCGTGAGGCTTCTAGTTTTCCCTCCGCTTCTAAAATCATGGATTGTTTTAAGCCCTCCGCTTTGGCAATAGCAGCTTGTTTTTCACCCTCTGCTTTCATAATGAGCGCTTTTTTCTCTCGCTCTGCGGCAGCTTGTTTTTCCATCGCTTCTTGCAGATTATCGCTGGGGCGAATGTCTTGAACTTCAACAGCTGTAAGCGATAAGCCCCACTGTTCCAAGTGGTCACTTATCTTCTCTGAGACGGAGGCTTTAATGGCTTCTCTGCCTGAAAGTGAGGCATCGAGTTCCATATTTCCAATGACGGAGCGAAGCGTCGTTGCTGCCATATTTGCCACGGCTAATTCAAAATTATCAATGGAATAAACCGCTTTAGCAGGCTCACTGATTTTGTAAAAGACCACCGCACTAATAATCACCACAGCGTTATCTTTGGTAATGACCTCTTGCGCTTTCATCTGTTGAATCAGCTCTTTGGTGTTCAGTTTGACTTGCACCTGATCTAAAATAGGAATTAAAAAATTAAGCCCTGGTTTTAAAATGATATGAAATTTCCCCAGTCGTTCCACCACCCACTCTTCACCTTGTGGCACAATGCGAATCATTTGGTAGAGCAAATAAGCTCCCGCTAAAAGTAAAATAACAAAAAATGAGAGACTAAGGTCGAGTTGGTTCATATAAAACTCCTTATACGTTTAAATAGGTTTAATGTCTAAATAGTGCCCATGAATGGCAATAATTTCAATGGAAGTCCCAATGTCTAACGTCACATCGGTAACAGTTTTGGCAT harbors:
- a CDS encoding GntP family permease translates to MLIVILLVAIGFIVLSTSKWKLHPFLALLIAAYGIAFSVGMKYAEIAKTITTGFGGILAYIGIVIVLGTIIGVVLEKSGAAVQMANVVLKVVGKRRPVLAMSIIGYIVSIPVFCDSGFVILNALKRSLVKQLKVSGVAMSVALATGLFATHTLVPPTPGPIAAAGNLMVGNLGFVIVVGLFISMFTMLAGYFWAMKQGKRYSSGEDLDVDLEKDVDVMAKYGELPSAFKSFAPIFIPVLLMAMESIVKLSFKASSDMLWYKVFVFLGNPANALFVGVLFASLLLPKWNEETLSGWVGEGIKSSGEILIITGAGGALGAVLKASGIGDYLGASLQTLSLGIFVPFIIAAALKTAQGSSTTALVVTSTIMYPLLASLGLDSEMGKVLTVMAIGAGALTVSHANDSFFWVVSRFSQMDVPTSYKAYTMATLVQGLVTISIVAIMSVIFL
- a CDS encoding YcaO-like family protein, encoding MHILSKNESLENSIASMQSILEELNFGLHFKEEKHPLNHCYSINLASTHVPNHIYSNGKGALSLASKASALGEYIERLQTNNFFIDFHLPKRAYFPDEKVFEFGEDYLNASLRALYNPHDEMSDEDFVDFNSDYEDKVVALPFISEFSNEKVYIPINILSNLYVSNGLASGNTPAEAKVQALSEIFERYVKFEIIKNGYALPLFPEEIIEQFPKLHADREALRRAGFIVDVLDASLGGKFPVTAISLINPKNNTLFVSFGAHPILEVSLERTMSELMQGRGLENLDTFEIPTFDMNLVSDSFNLEAHFIDSNGKMGFSFLGKTKSFSYSPWAYEGEGSEAEYAFLCAIVKAMGKEMYLREYTYLDFYSCQMLVPSLSEVYPIEDMVYQNRNVGKFIRNAVLSFENYEPEELLEMVEPLEDSLNMEKYLGVIFEQNFHMCDFKAQLHLLLGNEEEALAYLELSSHPLKTLLCEMLQFRLQKLKWSEYAPAFYALFGEKEVLHVKAILDKKAYFIDISLHEHYTNMLEMYDTLAHKKAKIVRYM
- a CDS encoding SPFH domain-containing protein, which produces MNQLDLSLSFFVILLLAGAYLLYQMIRIVPQGEEWVVERLGKFHIILKPGLNFLIPILDQVQVKLNTKELIQQMKAQEVITKDNAVVIISAVVFYKISEPAKAVYSIDNFELAVANMAATTLRSVIGNMELDASLSGREAIKASVSEKISDHLEQWGLSLTAVEVQDIRPSDNLQEAMEKQAAAEREKKALIMKAEGEKQAAIAKAEGLKQSMILEAEGKLEASRKEAQAKVALANGDKEAMEAITSQIKNGDAPSYLLAQRYLDSVHALANSANSKVVFIPSDLKHSLEGVAGNLSTLFSTLK